The following is a genomic window from Thioclava electrotropha.
CGAACGCCAACACGATTACCCACTATGTCGACGCGCCGATCGAAGTGCTCCAGAAGGTCGAGAAAGACCTCTGCGAGATCTACCCTTCGGCGGAAATCTCGGCGCGGATGCTGTCAATGGCTTCGGTCATCGGGCGCGACCTGAAGGGCCTCTCGGTTCTGACCCGGGGTCTGCAGGCGATCGCGAAAGCGGGCATGGAAAGCCTCGGTGCGACTCAGGGTCCGCGCAATGTCGATGTGCAATACGTGCTCGAACGCGGTGATCTGAAACCCGTTATCAAGGCGCTCCATGAGGAGTTCATCCCGGAAGAAAGCGCCCTCAAACAAGTCGCCTGAAATAAGCGGCATTGAACTGATGAAGCCCGTGCGGATCTCCGTGCGGGCTTTTTTCTTTGGCTGCGACAACCCGTCCCAGTTGGGCTTTGAACCACGCTCCGGCGGTTGCCGTATCCTTGGGTAAGTCTAGTTCTTATCACGCAACGTGCAGAAACGCGGACGGCCATGAGCATTTTCGACATACCGACACTCGATCTGGCGCGGGCGCAATTCGCCTTCGTCGTCTCGGCGCATATCGTCTTTCCAGCCTTCTCCATCGGGACGGCCAGTTACCTGATGGTGCTGGAAGCCCTGCGGATGATTACCGGCAAGGAGGTCTTCCTGAGGATATTCGAGTTCTGGAAGCATATCTTCGCGGTGGTCTTCGGGATGGGCGTCGTCTCTGGCGTCGTTATGTCCTACGAGTTCGGCCTGAACTTCGCGCATTTCTCCGACAAGGCGGGACCGGTGATCGGGCCGCTGATGGGCTACGAGGTGATGACGGCCTTCTTCCTCGAGGCGGGCTTCCTCGGGATCATGCTCTTCGGGCGCAACCGGGTGAACAAGTGGATCTACATGTTCGCCGTGACGATGGTGGCCTTCGGGACGTTGCTCTCGGCCTTCTGGATCCTCTCCGTGAACAGCTGGATGCAGACGCCCGCGGGCTTTGCGATGAACGATGTCGGCCAGTTCATTCCGAAGGATTGGTGGGAGGTGATCTTCAATCCCTCGCTGCCCTATCGCTTCGTGCATATGGTGCTGGCGGCCTACCTGACCACGGCGCTCGTCGTGGCTGGGGTCGGGGCTTGGCACCATATCAAGGGCACGGCGGATGATGCGGTGCGCACGATGTTCCGCATGGCGGTGGCGATGATCCTCGTGACCGCGCCGATCCAGATTTTCGCAGGCGACCAGCACGGGCTCAACACGCTCGAACATCAGCCCGCCAAGATCGCGGCGATGGAAGGGCATTGGGAGACCAGCAAGGGCGCAGGCCTGATCCTGTTCGGCATCCCGAACCCGAGCCAGGAGCGCACCGATTACAAGATCGAGGTGCCCTATGCGTCCTCGCTGATCCTGACGCACTCGCTCGACGGCGAAGTGCCCGGCCTCGGGGACTTCCCGGCGAATGAACGCCCGCCGATGACGATCGTCTTCTTCACCTTCCGCATCATGGTGGGTCTCGGCTTCGCCTTCGCGGCGATCGGGCTCTGGGGCGGCTGGCTGATGTGGCGCAAGCGCCTGCACGAGCCGGGGCTGTTCCACAAAATGGCGCTGGTCTTCGCGCCGGGCGGGTTCCTCGCGATCATCATGGGCTGGTTCACCACCGAATTCGGCCGCCAGCCCTATACGGTCTACGGTCACTTCACGACCGCGGAATCGGTGTCGAACCTCAGCCATGGCGCAGCTTGGGCGGCGCTGATTGGCTTCGTGGTCGTTTATGCCTTCCTGTTCGGCTCGGGCACCTTCTACCTGCTGCGACTGATGCGGCGCGGGCCGGAGTCGGCGGAGCCGGTGGAGAATACGCCCCAGCGCGCCGGCGGCGTGGCGGGCGCGATGCTCGCCAACGATGTGACGACCGAGAAAGAGGAGGCCCACGTATGAGCGGCTTCGCCCATTACCTGCCCGACATCTGGGCGGCGATCATCGCCTTCGCGATCCTGACCTATGTGGTGCTCGACGGGTTCGACCTCGGCATCGGCATCCTCTTTCCCTTCCTCGGCTCCGAGGAGAACCGAACCCGCGCGATGAATTCGGTCGCGCCGGTCTGGGACGGTAACGAGACATGGCTGGTGATGGGCGGGGGCGGTCTGCTCGCCGTTTTCCCGCTGGCCTACGGGATCATCCTGAACGCGCTTTATGTTCCGATCATCATCATGCTGCTCTCGCTCGCCTTTCGTGGCGTGGCCTTCGAGTTTCGCGGCAAGACCCGGCGCTGGCAGAAGCTCTGGGACAAGGCGTTCTTCGGCGGCTCGCTGATCGCGACGCTGGCGCAGGGCGCGATCCTTGGTGGGCTGCTGCGCGGCCCCGAAGTGACCGGGCGCACCTTTACCGGCGGGCCGTTCGACTGGGTGAGCTGGTTCTCGCTCGGCACGGCGCTGGCGCTGGTCGCGGGCTATGTGATGCTGGGTTCTGCCTGGCTCGTCATCAAGACCTCGCACGGGCTCTATGATCTCGCGCGGCGCGTCGGGCAGGTGTCGCTGATCGCGACACTCGGGTTTATCGCTCTCGCCTCGCTCGCGACGCCGTTCCTGCATCCCGAATATTATCACCGCTGGTTCCAGTGGCCGGGCGTCATCTGGAGCGCCGTGGTGCCGCTTTTGCTGATGGTGGC
Proteins encoded in this region:
- a CDS encoding cytochrome ubiquinol oxidase subunit I, encoding MSIFDIPTLDLARAQFAFVVSAHIVFPAFSIGTASYLMVLEALRMITGKEVFLRIFEFWKHIFAVVFGMGVVSGVVMSYEFGLNFAHFSDKAGPVIGPLMGYEVMTAFFLEAGFLGIMLFGRNRVNKWIYMFAVTMVAFGTLLSAFWILSVNSWMQTPAGFAMNDVGQFIPKDWWEVIFNPSLPYRFVHMVLAAYLTTALVVAGVGAWHHIKGTADDAVRTMFRMAVAMILVTAPIQIFAGDQHGLNTLEHQPAKIAAMEGHWETSKGAGLILFGIPNPSQERTDYKIEVPYASSLILTHSLDGEVPGLGDFPANERPPMTIVFFTFRIMVGLGFAFAAIGLWGGWLMWRKRLHEPGLFHKMALVFAPGGFLAIIMGWFTTEFGRQPYTVYGHFTTAESVSNLSHGAAWAALIGFVVVYAFLFGSGTFYLLRLMRRGPESAEPVENTPQRAGGVAGAMLANDVTTEKEEAHV
- the cydB gene encoding cytochrome d ubiquinol oxidase subunit II, coding for MSGFAHYLPDIWAAIIAFAILTYVVLDGFDLGIGILFPFLGSEENRTRAMNSVAPVWDGNETWLVMGGGGLLAVFPLAYGIILNALYVPIIIMLLSLAFRGVAFEFRGKTRRWQKLWDKAFFGGSLIATLAQGAILGGLLRGPEVTGRTFTGGPFDWVSWFSLGTALALVAGYVMLGSAWLVIKTSHGLYDLARRVGQVSLIATLGFIALASLATPFLHPEYYHRWFQWPGVIWSAVVPLLLMVAGFGYWTAIRSDRGVVAYLSGIAIFILCFMGLGLSIFPYIVPASITIREASTTAMSQGFILVGAAIFLPIILAYTAYAYWVFRGKTSEHEHHY